The genomic stretch GGAATTCCAGAGGCGCAGCGCGCGCTGATGCTGGAGCCGTTCAGCCGGCTGGAGACATCGCGCAGTCGCGGAGCGGGCGGCGCCGGCCTCGGCCTCGCCATTGTGCGCGCGCTCGTCGAGGCGCATGGCGGCGAGGTGACGATCGACCGCGCTGTGAAAGGCGGCGCGCGCGTCGCCGTTACGCTGCCTTTGTTTTAAAAAAGGTCGGTTCACTTTCCGAGCCAGGCCGCGAGACGATCGAGGCCGAGCCGCACTTCACTCTCCGGCCCGGCGTAGGAGAAGCGCAGCGTGCGCTTGCCGCGCGCGCGATCGAAATCGATTCCGGGCGTGACGGCGACGCCGGCCTCCTCGAGCATGCGCTTGCAGAAGGCGACCGAATCCGCGGAAAAGCGCGAGATATCGGCGTAGATGTAAAAGGCGCCGTCCGGCGGCGCGAAATCGGCGAAGCCCAAGCGCGGCAGCCGTTCCAGCAAGAGCGCGCGGCTGCGCGCATAGCCCGCCTTCACCGCCTCGAGCTCCGCCTTCGCCTCGAAGGCCTCGAGCGCGGCGATCTGCGCCAGAGTCGGCGCCGAAATGGCGAGCGATTGCTGCAGCCGCTCCATCGGCCGCACTAGGGGCTCTGGCGCGATCAGCCAGCCGAGCCGCCAGCCGGTCATCGCATAATATTTGGAAAAGCTGTTCACGACGATGGCGCCGCGTGAATGCGCCAGCGCGGTCTCGCAAGGCCGCTCGTAAGAGAGCCCGTGATAAATCTCGTCGGAGACGAAGAGAATTCCGGCGTCCGCGCAGAAGGCGCAGATTTTTTGAAATTCGTCGCTCGGAATCATCGCGCCGGTGGGATTGGCCGGGCTCGCCAGCAGCGCGCCGTCGAGGCGTTTTGCGCGATGCGCCGCCTCGAGCAGAGCGGCGGTCGGCGAATAGCGCGTGTCGGCGCCCACATCGATCAGCACGGGTTCGAGGCCGAGCGAGGCGAGAATATTCGCGTAGGCCGGATAGCCCGGCGCCGTCATCGCGATGCGCGCGCCCGGATCGAAACCGGCGAGAAAAGCCAGCAGAAAAGCGCCCGACGATCCGGTGGTGACGATGACGCGCTCCGGCGAGACTTCGACGCCATAGGCCTCGCCATAATGGCGCGCGATGCGCTGACGCAGCGCCGGGCGGCCGAGCGCCTCGGCATAGCCGATGGCGCCTTCGGCCAGCGCGCGCGCCGCGGCCTCGCGCACGGCGAGCGGCGCCGGAGCGCCGGGCTCGCCCAGCTCCATATGGACGATGCGGCGGCCCTGCCGCTCGAGCGCGCGTGTTTCGCTCAGCACATCCATCGCGATGAAGGGCGCGATGGCGCTGCGCTTGGAAGGGGAGGGAGGCGTCGTCATGCGATCAGCATAGCGGCGATGAATGTGACATTCGTGGGGCGCGCCGCTGCGCTCTCGTTCGGCTAACGCGCGAAGCCGCGCTGGCGCAGCAGCGCATCGACATTCGGCATGCGGCCGCGAAAGGCCACATAGGCGTCGGCCGGGTCCTGCGTTCCGCCGGCGGCGTAGATGTGACGGCGCAAGCGTTCGGCAATGTCGGGCGCGAAAGGATCGCCGGCCTCGAGGAAAGCCTCATAGGCGTCGGCGTCCAGCGTCTCCGCCCAGAGATAGGAGTAATAGCCGGCCGAATAGCCGTCGCCGGCGAAGACATGGGTGAAATGCGGCGTCCTGTGCCGCATCACGATCTCTTCCGGCATCGATATGCGCGCGAGGCTCTCGCGCTCGAAGGCAAGCGCATCGAAGCTCTCGTCTATGGCGCTTTCGTGCAGATCGAGATCGACATAGGCGGAGGCGCAGAATTCGACGCTGGCGAAGCCCTGATTGAAGTGCCGCGACTTTTGGATGCGCTCGAGCAATTCCTCCGGCATTGGCGCGCCGGTCTCGGCGTGGCGCGCGAAGCCGCGGAGAATTTCGGGCTCCAGCAGCCAATGCTCATAGAGCTGCGAGGGCAGCTCGACGAAATCGCGCGCGACATTGGTTCCCGCGACGAGCGGATAGGTGACGTCCGACAACATGCCATGCAGCGCATGGCCGAATTCGTGAAACAAAGTGTGCGCGTCGTCGAGGCTGAGCAGAGTCGGCGCGCCATCGGGCGCACGCGAGAAATTCAGCACATTGACGACGATGGGACGAATGCGTCCGCTGAGGTTTTCCTGGCTGCGGAATTCTGACATCCAGGCGCCGCCGCGCTTGGAGGGGCGCGCGAAATAATCGCCGAGGAAGAGCGCGACATGCTCGCCCTTCGTATCACGGACATCGAATGCGCGCACGCTCGGGTGATAGAGATCGAGCCCTTCCACCTCGACGAAGGAGAGGCCGAACAAACGTGTCGCGACATGGAAGGCGGCGGCGATCATCTGATCCAGCTGGAAATAGGGACGCAGCTCCGCCTGGTCGAGATCATAGCGCTCCTTGCGCACGCGCTCGGCGTAATGGCGCCAGTCGGAGGCGCCGATCGCGACATTGGCGCCGTCGCGTTCGGCGAGCGCCTGCAGATCGTCGCGCTCCGTCTTCGCCGCCGCGAGCGCCGGCGCCCAGACGCGATCCAAGAGCTCGCGCACCGCTGCCGGCGTCTTCGCCATCGTGTCGTCGAGCTTATAGGCGGCGAAATTCGCAAAGCCATTGAGCCGCGCGCGCTCCTCGCGCAGGCGCAAAATCTCGGCGATCAGCGCGCGATTATCGGTCGCGCCGCCAGTCTCGCCGCGGCTGGCCCAGGCGCGGAAGGCGGTCTCGCGCAGATCGCGGCGCGTCGAGCTCTGCAGAAAAACCTCGACGCTCGAGCGCGCCAGCGTGACGCCATATTTGTCCGGCGCGCCGCGCTCTTGCGCGACATTGGCCGCGGCGGCGCGAAAATCTTCGGAGAGTCCGTCGAGATCGCTCTCGTCGAGCAGCAGCAGATAATCGGCCTCGTCGGCGAGGACATTCTGCGCGAAATCGGTGGTGAGATTGGCGAGGCGCTCGGATATTTCGGCCATGCGGCGCTTCGCCGTCTCGTCGAGCTTCGCGCCGGCGCGCAGGAAGCGCTTGTGCGTCAGCTCCAGCACGCGCGCCTGCTCGTCGGTCAGCGCCAGCGCGTCGCGGCGGGCGTAGAGCGCATCGACGCGCGAGAACAGCGCCGCGCTCAGCAATATCTCATTCTCGTGTCGCGCCAATTCGCCGGAAATGTCGCGCTCGATCTCCTGCAGCTCGGGCGTGGCGTCGGTCGCAGCGAGATTCCAGAAGACGCCGCCGATGCGCGCCAGAAGGCGGCCGGAGCGCTCGAGAGCGGCGATCGTGTTCTCGAAATCGGGCGGCGCGGGATCGTCGGCGATGCGCGCGATCTCGGCCAGATTTTCCGCCATGGCCGCCTCGAAGGCGGGACGGTAGTGCTCGGCCTTCAGCGCGCCGAAGGCCGGCAGGCCGAAAGCTCTGGTCGAGGCAAAGAGCAGCGGATTTTCGGTCGTCATCGGATCCCTCGGACTTCGCAGGCAGATTTAAGGGCTCGGACGCCGCCGCGCCAGCCGACTCGGCGGTTGTCGGCGATCCCTTATTAGTGTAGTAGATTTATAGACTGAATATAATGAGGCGACGGTTTCCGCCGCCTGTCGAAGGAGCGGCGCGGTGACGCAAGCAAAGCAGGGGCCGCATGCGGGAAATGGGTCCGAGCTCAGCGGCTTTCCGCAACTCGGCCGTATCGTCGCGGAACTCGGCGAATTGCGCCGCGCCGCGCAGAAGCGCCGTTATCGTGATGGGCGCCTGCCCGAGCTGCCCTCGCGCGAGGCGACGACAGAGATCATCGACGCGCTCGCGGCGAGCCTCTATCCGCGCCATTTCGGTCCGCCGGAGCTGACCACCGACGGCGCCGACGGCTTTGTGCTCTACACGCTGGACAAGAGCCTGCGCGCCTTGCGCGAGCAGGTGCGGCGCGAGCTGCAATTGCTGGCCAACGGCTCGGACGACGGAACGATCGACCATCGCTCGCGCGCGCATGAGATCGTCGACGCTTTCGCGCAGGCGTTGCCGCTGATACGGGCGCTGCTCGACACAGATATTCGCGCCGCCTATGAGGGCGATCCCGCGGCCAAGAGCCTCGACGAGGTGGTGTTCTCCTATCCCGGCCTTTCGGCGATCATTCGCCACAGGCTCGCGCATCGTCTCTATCTGCTCGGCGCGCCCATGCTCGCGCGGCTCGTCTCGGAGATCGCGCATTCGGCGACGGGAATCGACATTCATCCGGGAGCGGAGATCGGCGAAGGCTTCTTCATCGATCACGGCACCGGCGTCGTCATCGGCGAGACCGCCGTCATCGGCAAGAATGTGCGGCTCTATCAAGCGGTGACGCTGGGCGCCAAGCGATTCGAGGTCGATGCGGACGGCGCGCTGGTGAAGGGCGGCGCGCGTCATCCGATCATCGAGGACGATGTGGTGATCTACGCAGGCGCCACAGTGCTCGGCCGCATCACCATCGGTCGCGGCTCCGTCATCGGCGGCAATGTCTGGCTGACGCACAGTGTGCCGGCGGGCAGCAATGTCACGCAGGCGAAGCCGCTGAGCGAATCCTTCACCTTCGGCGCCGGCATCTGAGCGTCACGGCGTCAGCGCGGCGGCGCTCGGCGCAGGCTCCTCCTTCGCTTCTATGTCGCCCCTCGGCGCGTCATGCGCGGAGAGCGCCGAGCACAGCGCCGCGGCATTGTCCCATGTGCATGTGGTCGCGCCGATTCCGCGCGTGCATGTGCATCGGTAGAGCACGCCCGCGACGCATCGCGTGGCGCCCGAGTCGCTCGTCGATCGACAATCCTGGGCGGCGGCGGCGCTCGCGGCGATCACAATGGCGGCCGTGAGGCTCCTCATCGGATAGATCATGACGGATGCTCCGAAGATGTCGGCGGATCGACATCGGGCTATCTATCGCGTCGCCGAAGGGGTTCAATACGCGTCGACTCGTCGCGCCCGCGCCCGCGCGAATCGCGTTCCCCGACCATGCGAGAGGAGACGTCATGATTCGCGATTACGTCAGCCATGCCGCCAATGAGCGGACGTTTCTCGCATGGGTTCGCACCGGCATTGCGATCATGGCGCTCGGCTTCGTGATCGAGAAATTCGATCTTTTCGTGCATACGATCAGCATCACACTACCGGAGGTAGAGCGTGGTCCGATCTTGCGGCGGTTCGAAAAATTGTCGGGACCATTGACGAGCGGTGGAGGCGGCGGCCTTCTGGTGCTCGGGGGCGTTGCGCTGATCATCGTCGCAACCGTACGTTTCATCCGCACGCGGCGTCTCATCGCCGACGAGGCGCAGCATGGTTTCGACGCTGGCGTGTTCGAGCTCGTCGTTCTCGCCGCGCTGCTGCTGCTCGGCTCCGGATTCGTCGTCTATCTCGCGATCGGCTGACGCGACGCGACGATCCCGCTCTCTGTGACCGGTTCACCGACCATGCGTGCCCGTCGCGGGGAGGTCTTCCTCGAGCGGCGCGATCGGCGCCGGCGCCTCATGCTGCGGCGTGCGCCGCGGCCGGCCTTCCTGCTCGGCGCGGCGGAATTCCTCGTATCCCTCATAGATGGGCGCGAGCAGGCCGTTGCATTCCGAGCGATACAATTTCGTCTTGTGCATGAGCATCTCGACGATGCGCTCCTGCTCCTTCTGCAAATGCCGCAGGCGCATCGCCGTGACCGATTGCAGCTCCTCGAAGATGGAGCAGCTTCGCCGCTGCTTCTCCTCCTCGGAGAGAGAGGCCGTGTATTGCGTCTTGTGCATGAAGGACTGCGCCAGACGAAAGGCGGTGCTCATATTGCGGTCGTCGATTCCGTCCTGCGGCGGCGCGCCGAGGAAAATATGCTCGGCGATTCTCGGCGCCAGCGCGCGCATCGCATGCAGCGCGTCCTTGTCGGCCGGCGTCGCGAGATCATTGATGAAGTGGGTGACGCCCTTCTCTTGCTCGAATTGGACATCGGCGAGCCAGAGATCGGAGCCGGCGCGGCCAGAGCCGCGAAACAGCGACACGCTCTGAGTGCGCAATCCGCCGGTCGCCGAGATCAGCATGATGCCGGCGGCGCGCGTCGCCGTGCGGCGGCGTCCCGACGTATCGGGATCGGCAGGGGCCATGCGCTTGCTGACGGCGCGACGCAGCGCGCGCGCGGCCTTCTCGGCGCGCTGGCGCTCGGCCTCCACGCGCTGCTGCTCGCGCAGCTCGGCGAGCGCTTGCTCGCGCGCCGCCATCGCCTCCGCATCGATCGTCGACGTCTCCGCCTTGCTCGGCTTCGTCTTGCGTCGCGTATGCGCGATATAAGTGCCCACGCCGCTCCTCCGCAGAGCGCCCGGCCCATCGATCGCGATCCGCTGAAATGTCGCGAGTGTCCGAGGCGCAGGAGAAACGCTAGCGCCGAAGACGACGGCTTCGCGATTGTGGAGAATCCGCTTGTGGCCACCACGCAATCCCGCGCGGGGAGGGGAGCCGCGGGCCGGGCGGCGGCCGCGTCCATCGCATTGCGACGGCCGGGAAAGGCCGATATATTCCTATTTACCTAGTCATATTCATCAATTAAATTTCGTGGCGATTTTTCTTGCCGTCGGCGGAGCCGCCGCCGTGGCCATTCAGCGCGATGCGGAGCGTCACGAATGTCGAAATTGCTCTTTCTTCACAGATGGGTGGGCGTCATATTGGCGCTATTCATGCTCGTCTGGTTCTCCACCGGATTATCCATCGCCTTCATCGGCTCGCCGACGATCGACCGTGCGCAGAGGCTGGCGCATGCGCCGGCGCTTCTGCCGCAGGACGGCTGGCTCTCGCTGGGCGAGGCGCTGAGCGCCAGCGCCGCAGCGCGCGCGCAGGCCGTAAAGGCGAGGGGCGAGGCCGCCGGCGGCGGCATGGGACATGGCGGGGGAATGGGCGGCGGCGGCCATCATGCGCATGGCGGCGCCAAGGCGGAGCGCGGCCTCGCCGATGCCCGGCTGCAGCGCGTGGGCGACGAGCCGATCTGGCTGGTCGAGGACGACGCCGGCCGGCGCTTCGCCCTTTCTGCGACCAATGGCGCGCTCGTCGATTTCGATCCGCGAGCGGCGGAGCGAATCGCCCGCGACTGGCTCGGCGCATCCTCGCTGCTCTATCTCGACACGGTGGATGCGGCCATCGGCGTGCGCAACGCCGAGACGCTGAAGCCGTTTCATCGATTCGCGACGGGCGACGGCGCGGGCACGCAGATCATCGTCTCGGCGCGCACGGGCGAGGTCGCGCAAGTCTCGACGCGGGTCGAGCGCGCTTTCATCTACGCCGGCAATTGGCTGCATCTCTTCCGCTGGCTGGATGTGCTCGGCGCCGGCGAGTATCGTCGCGACGCGCTGACCTATGTCGGATTTTTCGCCGCCATCGGGGCCTTTACCGGCATCGTCATCGGCTGGATCAAATGGAAGCCGGGGTTTTTCGGCCGTCCGACCTATGCGCGCGGGCGCACGCAGCCCTATCGCGAGACCTGGCTGAAATATCATTTCTGGGCCGGACTCATCGGTGGCACTTTCGCCTTCTTCTGGGCGGCGAGCGGCTTTCTCTCCACCAATCCGGGGCAGATCTTCTCGCAGGCCACAGCGAGCCGCGAGGAGCTGGCGCGCTATCGCGGCGCCGCGCTTCCACAGGCTTTCGTCGACTGGCGGCCCTCGGACGCGCTCGGCCTCGCCGCTGACGTCGTCGAGCTCGCCTGGAGCTGTCTCGGCGAGGAGGCGCTGCTGCTCGCGCAATCGCGTGACGGCGCGCGCCGCGCCCTCGCCGTTCCGGGCGCCGTCGCCGGCCTCGGCGAGCAATCGATTCTCGCCGCCGCGACTCGGCTGAAGGAGGGCGTCGCCATCGCCGGCGCCGAGACGCTCGCCGACTATGATTCCTATTATTTCGCCAATCATCGGCAGACGGCGCTGGACAAGCCCTTGCCCGTGCTGCGCGTCGATTTCGTCGACGCCGAGCATACGTCTCTCTATGTCGATCCGACAGACGGCCGCCTGCTCGCGAAATTCGACACGAGCCGGCGCGTCTATCGCTGGGTCTATTCGGCCGTCCATCATTGGGATTTCGGCTGGTTCCGCAATCATTGGCTGTGGTGGGGCTGGATGGGCGTATGGGTCTCCTTCGGCGTCGCGCTCAGCGCCAGCGCCGTTGTGCTGGCGTGGCGGCGCCTACGGCGCTCCCTCCCCGTTCCCCAGGCCGCGAGCGGCGAAAGGCGCCCGAGGCGCGCCGCGCAAACCGCCTGACGGGCGAAGGCT from Methylosinus sp. C49 encodes the following:
- a CDS encoding M3 family metallopeptidase; the protein is MTTENPLLFASTRAFGLPAFGALKAEHYRPAFEAAMAENLAEIARIADDPAPPDFENTIAALERSGRLLARIGGVFWNLAATDATPELQEIERDISGELARHENEILLSAALFSRVDALYARRDALALTDEQARVLELTHKRFLRAGAKLDETAKRRMAEISERLANLTTDFAQNVLADEADYLLLLDESDLDGLSEDFRAAAANVAQERGAPDKYGVTLARSSVEVFLQSSTRRDLRETAFRAWASRGETGGATDNRALIAEILRLREERARLNGFANFAAYKLDDTMAKTPAAVRELLDRVWAPALAAAKTERDDLQALAERDGANVAIGASDWRHYAERVRKERYDLDQAELRPYFQLDQMIAAAFHVATRLFGLSFVEVEGLDLYHPSVRAFDVRDTKGEHVALFLGDYFARPSKRGGAWMSEFRSQENLSGRIRPIVVNVLNFSRAPDGAPTLLSLDDAHTLFHEFGHALHGMLSDVTYPLVAGTNVARDFVELPSQLYEHWLLEPEILRGFARHAETGAPMPEELLERIQKSRHFNQGFASVEFCASAYVDLDLHESAIDESFDALAFERESLARISMPEEIVMRHRTPHFTHVFAGDGYSAGYYSYLWAETLDADAYEAFLEAGDPFAPDIAERLRRHIYAAGGTQDPADAYVAFRGRMPNVDALLRQRGFAR
- a CDS encoding aminotransferase class I/II-fold pyridoxal phosphate-dependent enzyme: MTTPPSPSKRSAIAPFIAMDVLSETRALERQGRRIVHMELGEPGAPAPLAVREAAARALAEGAIGYAEALGRPALRQRIARHYGEAYGVEVSPERVIVTTGSSGAFLLAFLAGFDPGARIAMTAPGYPAYANILASLGLEPVLIDVGADTRYSPTAALLEAAHRAKRLDGALLASPANPTGAMIPSDEFQKICAFCADAGILFVSDEIYHGLSYERPCETALAHSRGAIVVNSFSKYYAMTGWRLGWLIAPEPLVRPMERLQQSLAISAPTLAQIAALEAFEAKAELEAVKAGYARSRALLLERLPRLGFADFAPPDGAFYIYADISRFSADSVAFCKRMLEEAGVAVTPGIDFDRARGKRTLRFSYAGPESEVRLGLDRLAAWLGK
- a CDS encoding PepSY domain-containing protein → MSKLLFLHRWVGVILALFMLVWFSTGLSIAFIGSPTIDRAQRLAHAPALLPQDGWLSLGEALSASAAARAQAVKARGEAAGGGMGHGGGMGGGGHHAHGGAKAERGLADARLQRVGDEPIWLVEDDAGRRFALSATNGALVDFDPRAAERIARDWLGASSLLYLDTVDAAIGVRNAETLKPFHRFATGDGAGTQIIVSARTGEVAQVSTRVERAFIYAGNWLHLFRWLDVLGAGEYRRDALTYVGFFAAIGAFTGIVIGWIKWKPGFFGRPTYARGRTQPYRETWLKYHFWAGLIGGTFAFFWAASGFLSTNPGQIFSQATASREELARYRGAALPQAFVDWRPSDALGLAADVVELAWSCLGEEALLLAQSRDGARRALAVPGAVAGLGEQSILAAATRLKEGVAIAGAETLADYDSYYFANHRQTALDKPLPVLRVDFVDAEHTSLYVDPTDGRLLAKFDTSRRVYRWVYSAVHHWDFGWFRNHWLWWGWMGVWVSFGVALSASAVVLAWRRLRRSLPVPQAASGERRPRRAAQTA
- the epsC gene encoding serine O-acetyltransferase EpsC, encoding MVAELGELRRAAQKRRYRDGRLPELPSREATTEIIDALAASLYPRHFGPPELTTDGADGFVLYTLDKSLRALREQVRRELQLLANGSDDGTIDHRSRAHEIVDAFAQALPLIRALLDTDIRAAYEGDPAAKSLDEVVFSYPGLSAIIRHRLAHRLYLLGAPMLARLVSEIAHSATGIDIHPGAEIGEGFFIDHGTGVVIGETAVIGKNVRLYQAVTLGAKRFEVDADGALVKGGARHPIIEDDVVIYAGATVLGRITIGRGSVIGGNVWLTHSVPAGSNVTQAKPLSESFTFGAGI
- a CDS encoding DUF202 domain-containing protein yields the protein MIRDYVSHAANERTFLAWVRTGIAIMALGFVIEKFDLFVHTISITLPEVERGPILRRFEKLSGPLTSGGGGGLLVLGGVALIIVATVRFIRTRRLIADEAQHGFDAGVFELVVLAALLLLGSGFVVYLAIG